The following coding sequences are from one Plasmodium coatneyi strain Hackeri chromosome 11, complete sequence window:
- a CDS encoding Geranyl-geranyl transferase, with the protein MDEIQFVKDKHLHYLNTYTDTTNVEELIFNETMKMRGVFYYICSCKILSHEIDNKDEFINFILQCQNPDGGFSNNKNHDSHIIATHHAILSLLLLNHPFNEINPHFHSFNHTHEGGNSPKSIADCTTEYILSLLNEDGSFKGDFWGEVDVRFACSAVSCLTILNRLNLVSTDKIASYVLTNYAICQNAFSWTSGNEPHAASVFCAVVTLFLLQKLHLINEQKVGEWLSLRQTNSGGFNGRAEKLSDTCYAWWIYSSLIILGKYKWVNKGALKHYILLCQNLNTGGISDNPDCLPDICHTFFGLAALSLIDNLHGADGRLDLRLVHPVYAIPLDVVKERGLPHHDVETW; encoded by the coding sequence ATGGACGAAATTCAGTTCGTAAAAGACAAACACCTGCACTACCTGAATACCTACACCGACACAACAAATGTAGAAGAACTCATATTCAACGAAACCATGAAGATGCGTGGCGTGTTCTACTACATATGCTCATGTAAAATTTTGTCCCACGAAATTGACAACAAGGACGAATTCATTAACTTCATTCTGCAATGCCAGAATCCCGATGGGGGCTtcagcaacaacaaaaatCATGACTCCCATATTATAGCTACGCACCACGCGATATTGTCTCTCCTCTTACTTAACCACCCTTTTAACGAAATAAATCCGCACTTCCATTCGTTTAATCATACGCATGAAGGAGGTAACTCACCGAAGAGCATAGCAGATTGCACCACAGAGTATATCTTATCCCTGCTCAATGAAGATGGCTCCTTTAAGGGGGACTTTTGGGGAGAAGTGGACGTTCGCTTTGCATGCAGTGCAGTCAGCTGCCTAACCATCCTAAACCGCCTAAATCTAGTATCTACAGATAAAATTGCATCCTACGTTTTAACAAATTATGCCATTTGCCAAAATGCATTCTCTTGGACAAGCGGAAATGAACCCCATGCTGCCAGCGTCTTCTGTGCAGTGGTAACTCTATTTCTACTTCAAAAACTACATCTGATCAATGAACAAAAAGTAGGAGAGTGGCTAAGTTTAAGACAAACAAATAGTGGGGGGTTCAATGGACGAGCAGAAAAACTATCCGACACCTGCTACGCATGGTGGATATACTCATCACTAATTATTTTAGGAAAATACAAATGGGTAAATAAAGGCGCCTTAAAACATTATATCCTTTTGTGCCAAAATTTAAATACTGGTGGAATAAGTGACAATCCAGATTGCCTCCCCGATATTTGCCACACCTTCTTCGGCCTCGCTGCACTCAGCTTGATAGACAATCTACACGGAGCAGACGGCAGATTGGACCTCCGACTAGTGCACCCCGTGTATGCAATCCCTCTCGACGTTGTCAAGGAAAGGGGCTTACCCCATCATGATGTGGAAACgtggtaa
- a CDS encoding Elongation factor G — MFKLFLWRGQDALALLVLLFLFVKWNSHTAVSALSRWRRRDGGVIQRWCKPGVQSFLMSGDHVRRSIIRTPKSKQKEGNTFRLMVSNVCANKNVELEKYRNIGIIAHIDAGKTTTTERILYYTNVIKKIGEVHEGMSTMDYLDIEREKGITINAAVTTCYWNGSEKNLGDYRINIIDTPGHVDFTAEVEKSLRVLDGGVVVFDSSEGVESQSETVWKQANRYNISRIIFLNKLDKVGANFESCIEEIKRKLNKKILILLVPIFEMTNFVSTIDILREKIIVYKNAHEFVYESIPKCHYDVFLKYKNLLYEQIAEKFNSFLDIYLNDKPIQVEEVEQYIRKLVVEEKYNVVMCGSALKNKNVHMLLDAVVKYLPSPIDSIQNYKNQVIFKHDVNKRGERISPVQLPTGGVKQQSTTNTTGEGSPSGEEGTPDKGTLQQEETCSAAKSTDQMSEELNPMNIKNFKRKVVGLIYKIMNDQHLGNINYVRIYEGQINRGDYIYNNRTKRSEKISKIFFIHSSEKYELECARAGDIVGLVGLKDTQIGDTLSSTFLRAELKKIKEIPPIISFYIYNKNKNEYEKLINALMKIKKEDHSFFYHINPDTKDLLISGVGELHLQIIINKIEKDFNIPIIYGQPQISYKETFVENVEARGKYIKQSGGRGQYGDVHIKIEPMYTYAEEEDEEGEGESTYGESNNDEKNSKKVEDQTDEQDSHKNSMNIDTSEVNNNIIIKNEITCGAIPSAYFEAIYTGIREQCNLGVLSNSPLINIIVRIVDGSFHPVDSNEHAFKLAAGIAIREAARKTSVRLLEPMMNLNVSVPTEYLGDVISDLVKKRGKIQHIDESDEYTKEIVARAPMASILSYVSDLRKITKGRGNYTMTLHKYTLVPQYIQEQILQKKD, encoded by the exons AtgtttaaattatttttgtgGAGAGGACAGGACGCTTTGGCCTTGCTTGTccttttgttcttatttGTGAAGTGGAACTCCCATACTGCTGTTAGTGCCTTGAGTAGGTGGCGCAGAAGGGATGGAGGAGTGATCCAACGTTGGTGTAAACCTGGTGTGCAATCCTTTTTAATGAGTGGGGACCACGTTAGAAGGTCAATCATTAGGACCCCAAAGAGTaagcaaaaggaagggaacacaTTTCGCCTTATGGTAAGCAACGTGTGTGcgaacaaaaatgtagaactAGAGAAATACCGGAATATAGGTATTATTGCACACATAGATGCAGGAAAAACGACAACGACGGAGAGAATACTTTATTATACAAATGTTATTAAGAAAATAGGGGAAGTACACGAAGGGATGTCTACCATGGATTATCTAGACatagaaagagaaaagggaaTAACAATAAACGCTGCGGTTACCACATGCTACTGGAATGGAAGTGAGAAAAATTTAGGAGATTATCGAATCAACATTATTGATACGCCAGGGCATGTAGATTTCACAGCAGAGGTGGAGAAAAGTTTACGGGTTCTTGACGGTGGTGTGGTTGTGTTTGACAGTAGCGAAGGGGTAGAATCCCAATCGGAGACTGTTTGGAAACAAGCCAACAGGTATAACATCAGTCGAATTATATTTCTTAATAAGCTGGACAAAGTAGGAGCGAATTTCGAATCCTGcatagaagaaataaaaagaaaattgaatAAAAAGATTCTCATTTTGCttgtccccatttttgaGATGACCAACTTTGTTAGCACAATTGACATTTTAAGGGAGAAAATTATTGTGTACAAAAATGCGCATGAATTTGTATACGAAAGTATTCCTAAATGTCACTAcgatgtttttttaaaatataagaacTTGCTGTATGAACAGATCGCTGAAAAGTTTAACTCCTTTTTGGACATCTACTTAAACGATAAGCCTATCCAAGTGGAAGAGGTGGAACAGTACATTCGGAAGCTGGtcgtggaggaaaaatacaaCGTAGTCATGTGTGGCTCtgctttgaaaaataaaaatgtccaCATGTTGCTGGATGCTGTGGTGAAGTATTTGCCTTCCCCAATTGATTCAATTCAGAATTATAAAAATCAGGTTATTTTCAAACATGATGTTAATAAACGGGGGGAGAGGATATCACCCGTTCAGCTTCCCACAGGGGGGGTAAAGCAACAATCCACCACTAATACTACAGGGGAAGGGTCTCCATCCGGTGAGGAAGGCACTCCAGATAAAGGTACACTTCAACAGGAGGAAACCTGCAGCGCCGCCAAATCGACCGATCAAATGTCGGAAGAACTAAATCCcatgaacataaaaaattttaaacgaAAAGTAGTGGGGCTGATTTACAAAATTATGAATGACCAGCATCTCGGTAATATAAATTACGTGCGCATTTACGAAGGGCAAATAAACAGGGGAGATTATATCTACAATAACAGAACGAAgaggagtgaaaaaatttctaaaatatttttcatacaTTCTAGTGAAAAGTACGAATTGGAATGTGCGCGAGCAGGGGATATTGTCGGTCTGGTTGGATTGAAGGACACACAAATTGGCGACACGTTAAGCAGCACATTCCTGAGAgcggaattaaaaaaaattaaagaaattcCTCCGATTATcagtttttatatttacaataaaaataaaaatgaatacgaaAAGTTAATTAACGCTTTAATGAAgattaagaaggaagatcattcctttttttatcacattaATCCAGACACAAAAGATTTGCTAATCAGCGGAGTGGGGGAATTGCACTtgcaaattattattaacaaaattgagAAGGATTTTAATATCCCCATTATTTATGGACAGCCACAAATTTCGTACAAGGAAACCTTCGTTGAAAATGTGGAAGCCAGGGGGAAGTATATCAAGCAGTCAGGCGGACGAGGGCAATATGGCGACGTCCACATTAAGATCGAGCCTATGTATACCTACGCagaggaagaggatgaagaaggagaaggagagaGCACCTACGGGGAGAGCAACAACGATGAGAAGAACTCcaaaaaggtggaagatCAAACCGATGAACAGGACTCACACAAAAACAGCATGAACATTGACACTTCGGAAGTGAAcaataatattattataaagaACGAAATAACCTGTGGAGCTATTCCGTCGGCATACTTCGAAGCGATTTATACGGGGATACGGGAACAGTGCAACTTGGGCGTTCTCTCAAACTCGCCACTGATAAATATTATCGTGAGGATCGTGGACGGGTCGTTCCACCCCGTCGATAGTAACGAGCATGCGTTCAAGCTAGCTGCGGGGATCGCCATTCGGGAGGCTGCGCGGAAGACGTCCGTTCGGCTGCTGGAGCCGATGATGAAC cTCAACGTGTCCGTGCCCACTGAGTACCTGGGAGACGTCATCAGCGACTTGGttaaaaagagggggaaaatacaGCACATCGATGAAA GCGACGAATACACCAAGGAAATAGTTGCGAGAGCACCCATGGCTTCCATCCTGTCCTACGTTAGCGACTTGCGGAAAATAACCAAGGGGCGAG GAAATTACACCATGACGCTTCACAAGTACACCCTGGTGCCGCAGTACATCCAGGAgcaaattttgcaaaagaagGACTGA
- a CDS encoding MYND finger domain protein, with translation MADDILQCVHKEFKYVLISSDINDQIKELTFSGSERKFQGVLASHFRRIIFDEKGKNELKESIKEKLKVSKENDDGKNGQQNGEQNGGEINASAITPDLINNAVESSQTYQIIPLTIPTEKTNYFAVNCYIDDIGRIKKLPYNSRASRICSTEIYGDAFLSKTYDNEDFRRCDFTISEYEQFLQNPPKAENRWDQAQAMQDLLKQMQTQKEESNAISAPTVRPNVCEHCYTEKNLKRCGKCKKVYYCSIECQRKDFVFHKRICS, from the exons ATGGCAGACGACATCCTCCAGTGCGTTCACAAAGAGTTTAAATACGTGCTCATAAGTAGTGACATAAATGACCAGATCAAAGAGCTAACCTTCAGTGGGAGCGAAAGGAAGTTCCAAGGCGTTCTAGCGTCCCACTTTAGGAGAATCATTTTTGacgagaagggaaaaaatgagctAAAGGAGTCAATAAAGGAGAAGCTTAAGGTAAGTAAGGAAAATGacgatggaaaaaatggacaacaaAACGGAGAACAAAACGGAGGAGAAATAAACGCCAGCGCAATAACCCCAGACCTAATCAACAACGCAGTGGAGTCATCCCAGACGTACCAAATAATCCCCTTAACCATTCCCACGGAGAAGACAAATTACTTTGCCGTCAATTGTTACATTGATGATATTGGacgtataaaaaaattaccctaCAATAGCAGAGCGTCTAGAATTTGTAGCACAGAAATTTATGGAGATGCCTTCCTTTCAAAGACGTACGATAATGAGGATTTCCGGAGGTGCGATTTTACCATTTCGGAATATGAGCAATTTTTGCAGAACCCCCCCAAGGCAGAAAATAG GTGGGACCAGGCACAAGCCATGCAAGACTTGTTGAAACAAATGCAAAcccagaaggaggaaagcaaCGCCATTAGCGCGCCGACTGTGCGGCCGAATGTGTGCGAACATTGCTATACG gaaaaaaacctCAAGAGATGCGGAAAGTGCAAAAAGGTCTACTACTGCTCGATAGAGTGCCAACGAAAGGACTTTGTTTTCCACAAAAGAATTTGCTCATGA
- a CDS encoding ATP-dependent RNA helicase, which yields MSGGNIDDLFNVFEENDIDDNISTKDEAGEGGGGGIPVENHPQGEVNEQTPSNMHTDKGALGGGQDDTKGEAQLNTQPQGASAAPMGTPQINVENLISCKKRDQKVQSKIKEEIYNDIQIADDTTRNASNKMRKLNEKQNGKNVEKSENGTDHDNEPVEETLIENSKTINNDDVLVLEEFRSDVNCIHKCIRPKSYIHNKLSENLTPARTYKFELDTFQKKSIECLERNESVLVSAHTSAGKTVIAEYAIALGLRDKQRVIYTSPIKALSNQKYRDLSEEFKDVGLITGDISINPDASIIVMTTEILRSMLYRGSSLTKEVKWVIFDEIHYMRDRDRGVIWEETIILLPLMVRFIFLSATIPNGIQFAEWVSSIKSQACHIVYTDYRPTPLQHYIYPTSSESVFLICDENKDFKKNNFIKAVNAIKEKNNMSEDSHHQSGNSKHNKRAKKNVHDIEKIVQMCHSRNYTPLIIFAFSKKECEINATTMHKVDLTDDTEKEVIKELYENAIQILADDDRALPQVQFILPLLLRGIGIHHGGLLPIIKEIIEIMFQESLLKVLFSTETFSMGINMPAKTVVFTSLRKFDGVEKRLITSGEYIQMAGRAGRRGLDDRGIVIIMLESPLHWREAEKLFVGEANRLVSQFHLGYNMILNLLRIEGITPEFMIERSFIQYQMKKNLFQKIMAKKKVEEKIKEIFNQLTSIYLDKDDQEISKENLLKKIMDHNYECISRGGEEMNATEMGHTLHDDQNGNAEEGIPPGGVEEEIGIDAEHTVDMMNGENFTINDQLKNYNTVFSCISNYYILRNKLIELGETYRSILTARKNITPYLAMGRLLYLVEDDLRWGWAICIEGKVVERAHGGRTAGRNNVTNHANHANHANHPNHTNEANGAVLLVDCLVPYSQNRKRKLSHSDDDENNDDAEEEDTRKEFAPANDRMKAKWKLITFHIKCIYQISAVVLNLDKPFDKKNEEQIMSAKMKYNTMVTCLKGEKNIPVINPHQMDIKDEAFLKVVKNINYHEHMLGRNKLLNNPNLQKFYQLYNMYVALQFEKNLLEANIEKCRFIVLKKELKNMLVLLQGLNYIEISHNLEGENAQHGTNNQEVNVETDKGDDEANHNGLITGGDFTPSDEKSYVVTMKGQIASAILSVDELVISELFFSNFFSKYNYDYICAFLSCFVYDESTNKEVTIEDGVLVEGYEQIIKTATHVCNKMNECGMNINLKDYLDKFKSAIMPIVLQWVRGYSFMEILTDSQIYEGSIIRTLRRLDELLRQMICAFRGINNDSMCEILTEATKKLRRGIPFSPSLYL from the exons ATGTCTGGCGGTAATATTGATGACTTATTTAACGTGTTCGAGGAAAATGACATAGACGATAATATTTCCACAAAAGATGAAGCGGGCGAAGGGGGGGGTGGCGGAATCCCCGTGGAAAACCATCCCCAGGGTGAAGTGAACGAACAGACACCCAGTAACATGCATACTGACAAAGGCGCATTAGGAGGTGGACAGGATGACACTAAAGGGGAAGCGCAATTGAATACGCAACCGCAGGGTGCATCAGCCGCCCCTATGGGGACCCCCCAAATAAACGTGGAAAACCTCATTTCGTGTAAAAAGAGGGACCAAAAAGTGCAgagcaaaataaaggaggaaatataCAACGACATACAAATTGCTGATGACACGACCAGAAATGCAAGCAACAAAATGAGAAAGTTGAACGAAaagcaaaacggaaaaaacgtggaaaaaagcgaaaatggAACCGACCATGATAACGAACCGGTAGAAGAAACGCTAATCGAAAATAGCAAAACGATAAACAATGACGATGTGCTCGTGTTGGAGGAATTCCGCAGTGACGTCAATTGCATTCACAAGTGCATCCGGCCAAAGAGCTACATCCACAACAAACTCAGTGAAAATCTCACCCCAGCCAGGACCTACAAATTTGAATTAGACACTTTTCAGAAAAAATCCATTGAATGTTTGGAACGAAACGAAAGTGTCCTCGTGTCAGCACACACATCAGCAGGAAAAACGGTCATCGCAGAGTACGCCATCGCGCTAGGGTTAAGGGATAAGCAAAGGGTTATCTACACCAGCCCTATAAAAGCGCTAAGTAATCAAAAGTACAGAGATCTGAGTGAAGAATTTAAAGACGTCGGATTGATTACGGGAGATATTTCCATAAATCCTGATGCGTCTATTATCGTCATGACGACGGAAATTTTGAGATCCATGTTGTATAGAGGCTCTTCCCTAACGAAAGAAGTAAAGTGGGTAATTTTCGATGAAATCCATTACATGCGGGATAGAGATAGAGGAGTCATCTGGGAAGAAACGATCATCCTACTCCCCCTCATGGTGCGCTTTATTTTCCTAAGTGCAACCATCCCAAATGGTATTCAATTCGCAGAATGGGTAAGCAGTATTAAAAGCCAAGCTTGCCATATTGTCTACACAGATTATCGACCCACCCCCCTGCAACATTATATCTACCCAACATCCAGCGAAAGTGTTTTTCTAATCTGCGATGAAAATaaagattttaaaaaaaataatttcataAAAGCGGTCAACgcgataaaggaaaaaaacaacatgtCAGAGGATAGTCACCACCAAAGTGGTAATAGTAAGCATAACAAAcgggcaaaaaaaaacgtccacgatattgaaaaaattgtacagatGTGCCATTCGCGTAATTATACCCCTCTtatcatttttgcattttccaaaaaggaaTGCGAAATAAATGCCACGACCATGCATAAAGTGGACTTAACAGACGACACAGAGAAGGAAGTCATAAAAGAGTTGTACGAAAACGCCATTCAAATTTTAGCTGATGATGATAGGGCTTTACCGCAGGTCCAGTTTATTCTCCCCCTCCTGTTAAGGGGTATAGGAATCCATCATGGGGGCCTACTACCCATcattaaagaaataatagaaaTTATGTTCCAAGAATCCCTGCTGAAGGTTTTATTCAGTACAGAAACTTTCTCCATGGGAATTAACATGCCAGCGAAGACGGTCGTTTTTACCTCCTTGAGAAAATTTGATGGAGTAGAAAAACGGTTAATAACATCGGGGGAGTATATTCAAATGGCTGGCAGAGCTGGCAGACGGGGGTTAGACGACAGAGggattgttattattatgttaGAAAGCCCACTACACTGGAGAGAGGCGGAAAAATTATTCGTCGGAGAAGCAAACAGACTAGTTAGTCAGTTCCACTTAGGGTATAATATGATTTTAAATCTACTCAGAATAGAAGGAATTACGCCAGAGTTTATGATCGAGAGATCCTTCATTCAGtaccaaatgaagaaaaaccTCTTCCAGAAAATTatggccaaaaaaaaagtggaagaaaaaattaaagaaatttttaaccAATTGACTAGTATCTACTTGGATAAGGATGACCAGGAGATTAGTAAGGAAAATCTCCTGAAGAAAATTATGGACCATAATTATGAGTGCATCTCCAGGGGGGGTGAAGAAATGAATGCAACTGAAATGGGCCACACTCTACATGACGACCAGAATGGCAACGCGGAAGAAGGTATACCCCCAGGAggagtggaagaagaaataggTATCGACGCGGAACACACCGTCGACATGATGAACGGTGAAAACTTCACCATAAATGATCAGCTCAAAAACTACAACACCGTCTTTTCCTGCATTTCCAATTACTACATATTAAGGAACAAACTGATCGAGTTGGGCGAAACGTACAGGTCTATACTGACAGCCAGGAAGAACATCACCCCCTACTTGGCCATGGGGAGACTGCTCTACCTGGTGGAGGACGACCTGAGGTGGGGTTGGGCCATATGCATTGAGGGAAAGGTTGTGGAGCGAGCTCACGGGGGCCGCACCGCCGGTCGGAACAACGTCACTAACCACGCTAACCACGCTAACCACGCTAACCACCCGAACCACACGAATGAAGCTAATGGCGCTGTGCTGCTCGTGGACTGCCTAGTGCCGTACAGccaaaacagaaaaaggaaactgTCCCACAGTGACGACGACGAAAACAATGACGacgcagaggaagaagacacGCGGAAGGAATTCGCACCGGCCAACGACAGGATGAAGGCCAAGTGGAAACTCATCACCTTTCACATAAAATGCATCTACCAAATTTCGGCTGTCGTCTTAAACCTAGACAAACcctttgacaaaaaaaatgaagaacaaataatgagCGCCAAAATGAAGTATAACACTATGGTAACCTGTctgaagggagaaaaaaatattccagtTATTAACCCCCACCAGATGGATATTAAAGATGAAGCCTTCCtaaaagttgtaaaaaatattaactaCCACGAACATATGTTAGGTAGAAATAAATTACTGAACAATCCAAACCTTCAGAAGTTTTACCAGCTGTACAACATGTATGTTGCTCTGCAGTTTGAAAAGAACCTTTTAGAGGCCAACATAGAAAAGTGCAGATTCATAGTCTTAAAGAAGGAACTAAAAAATATGCTCGTTCTTCTACAAGGCTTGAATTATATAGAAATTTCCCACAACttggaaggggaaaacgCGCAACATGGGACAAACAATCAGGAAGTCAATGTGGAGACGGACAAAGGAGACGATGAAGCCAACCATAATGGACTCATCACCGGAGGGGACTTCACCCCGAGTGACGAAAAAAGCTACGTCGTAACCATGAAAGGACAAATCGCCAGTGCCATCCTCAGTGTGGACGAATTAGTCATTTCGGAGTTATTTTTCTCCAACTTTTTTAGTAAGTACAACTACGACTACATATGTGCCTTCCTCTCCTGCTTTGTCTATGACGAATCCACGAACAAAGAAGTAACCATTGAAGACGGAGTTCTTGTGGAAGGCTACGAACAGATAATTAAAACGGCCACCCACGtttgtaacaaaatgaacgaatgtGGAATGAACATAAATTTGAAAGACTACCTGGACAAGTTCAAGTCCGCCATTATGCCAATCGTCTTGCAGTGGGTACGCGGTTACTCCTTCATGGAAATTCTCACCGATTCGCAGATATACGAGGGCTCCATCATACGCACGCTCAG ACGCCTGGATGAACTGCTCAGACAAATGATCTGCGCCTTCAGAGGAATCAACAACGACAGCATGTGCGAAATTTTGACAGAGGCGACCAAAAAGCTTCGACGCGGCATCCCCTTCTCCCCCTCTTTGTACCTATAA